From the Leptospira licerasiae serovar Varillal str. VAR 010 genome, one window contains:
- a CDS encoding CopG family ribbon-helix-helix protein — protein sequence MNQTVNISFEKGLLKEIDKIAKREHRSRSELIREAARAYIEKKFKWEKIFEIGSAISKTANITEESIIDEIKLIRKQKKTP from the coding sequence ATGAACCAGACTGTTAATATTTCCTTTGAAAAGGGGCTTTTAAAAGAAATAGATAAAATTGCCAAAAGAGAACATAGATCAAGGTCAGAATTGATTCGTGAAGCGGCGAGAGCCTATATAGAAAAGAAATTTAAATGGGAAAAAATTTTCGAAATTGGCTCAGCAATTTCTAAGACAGCAAATATTACTGAGGAATCCATTATAGATGAGATAAAACTAATTAGGAAGCAGAAGAAAACTCCCTGA
- a CDS encoding WapI family immunity protein, with product MSIKDYFSDKIAAISTPSESNLLSISNFTRFSDNSAVLFKLDCKGDHFQVSSFSFFADTNIFKRFLPDLKKSYQSLSGIAKIETSYEDDVLKIKFKDNGHIDILCNVFIHDEYSQVVNIGFELDQSYLPSFIESLEKIYEELFP from the coding sequence ATGTCGATAAAAGATTATTTCTCAGATAAGATTGCTGCAATTTCAACTCCAAGCGAATCTAATCTTCTTTCCATCTCTAATTTTACTCGATTTTCCGATAATTCTGCAGTTCTCTTTAAATTAGATTGCAAAGGGGATCATTTTCAAGTAAGTAGTTTCAGTTTTTTTGCTGATACTAATATCTTTAAGCGCTTTCTGCCGGACTTAAAAAAATCATACCAAAGTTTATCTGGAATTGCTAAGATTGAAACATCATATGAGGATGATGTTCTAAAAATCAAATTCAAAGACAATGGTCATATTGATATTCTGTGTAATGTATTTATTCATGATGAATATTCTCAGGTCGTAAATATTGGGTTTGAATTAGATCAATCGTATTTGCCATCATTTATTGAATCATTAGAAAAGATTTACGAGGAACTATTTCCATAA